From Roseburia hominis, the proteins below share one genomic window:
- a CDS encoding homocysteine S-methyltransferase family protein has product MKLTERLGKELLFFDGGMGTLLQERGLLPGELPEVWNIEHPEAIEEIHRMYYEAGSDMVLTNTFGANACKFHDANYTLEEVICSAVANARRAQEKAVKDGRKTYVALDMGPTGKLLKPLGDLAFEEAYAAFREAAILGEKYGVDFVHIETMSDTYEVKAAVLAVKENTALPVFATMIFDEKGKLLTGGDVPSVVALLEGLRVDALGINCGMGPQQMLPVLKELRRYSSLPLIVKPNAGLPVQRDGQTCYDVEPEAFARIMEQIVEEGACVIGGCCGTTPAHIRAMTERCRKKEVLPVTKKQDTIVSSYGQAVLLGEKPVIIGERINPTGKKKFKEALKNHDMDYILKEGIAQQENGAHILDVNVGLPDIDEKAFMLDVVKELQSVLSLPLQIDTVDAGAMEAAMRIYNGKPMLNSVSGKQESMDLVFPLIKKYGGVVVGLTLDEGGIPQTADERAAIAGKIIKEAAKYGIDKKDIVIDVLTMTISSEKDGAKVTLEALKKVRELYGVATVLGVSNISFGLPRRPVVNSHFYTMALHNGLSAGIINPGSEEMMKSYDAYCALMGYDENCSAYIEKYAAMPVPAPVSVPNTAKSANSGNAAPGQNGGTMTLKHAIEKGLKEEAHRVTTELIMVREPLDIIQGELIPALNVVGDGFEKGTVFLPQLLMSADAAKIAFAVIKDVLADCGQEEEAKEKIILATVKGDIHDIGKNIVKVLLENYGFEVLDLGKDVAPELIVEKAIAEDIRLVGLSALMTTTVVSMEETIRQLREKKPDCKVMVGGAVLNQDYADMIGADFYGKDAMQSVHYAQELFSENN; this is encoded by the coding sequence ATGAAATTGACAGAACGGTTGGGAAAAGAACTTCTGTTTTTTGACGGAGGAATGGGGACACTTTTGCAGGAAAGAGGACTTTTGCCGGGTGAACTGCCGGAAGTCTGGAACATCGAGCACCCGGAGGCGATAGAGGAGATTCACCGTATGTATTATGAGGCGGGCAGCGACATGGTACTCACCAATACCTTTGGCGCCAATGCCTGTAAGTTCCATGACGCCAACTATACGCTGGAGGAGGTCATATGTAGTGCCGTGGCAAATGCGAGAAGAGCGCAGGAAAAAGCGGTAAAAGACGGGCGAAAGACCTATGTGGCCCTGGATATGGGACCGACCGGCAAGCTTCTTAAGCCCCTCGGGGATCTTGCCTTTGAGGAGGCTTACGCGGCGTTTCGGGAGGCCGCTATTCTGGGAGAAAAATACGGCGTGGATTTCGTCCATATTGAGACGATGAGCGATACGTATGAGGTGAAGGCGGCAGTTCTGGCAGTAAAAGAAAACACGGCGCTTCCTGTCTTTGCGACCATGATCTTTGACGAAAAAGGAAAGCTTCTGACGGGAGGAGACGTGCCTTCTGTCGTTGCGCTTCTGGAGGGATTACGAGTGGACGCGCTGGGAATCAACTGCGGCATGGGGCCGCAGCAGATGCTGCCGGTATTAAAAGAGCTGCGCCGGTATTCCTCCTTGCCTCTGATCGTGAAGCCGAACGCAGGACTTCCGGTGCAAAGAGACGGCCAGACCTGTTATGATGTTGAGCCGGAAGCCTTTGCACGTATCATGGAGCAAATTGTGGAGGAGGGCGCCTGCGTCATTGGCGGGTGCTGTGGAACCACGCCAGCGCATATCCGCGCGATGACGGAGCGGTGCCGGAAAAAAGAAGTGCTTCCGGTGACAAAAAAACAGGATACCATCGTATCCTCCTACGGCCAGGCGGTGCTTCTGGGCGAGAAGCCTGTGATCATCGGGGAGCGGATCAATCCCACCGGGAAGAAGAAATTCAAAGAAGCTCTGAAGAATCATGATATGGATTATATCCTGAAAGAGGGCATAGCGCAGCAGGAGAATGGCGCACATATTCTTGACGTAAATGTAGGACTGCCGGACATTGATGAGAAGGCGTTCATGCTGGACGTGGTGAAAGAATTGCAGAGCGTTTTAAGCCTGCCGCTTCAGATTGATACCGTGGACGCCGGGGCAATGGAGGCGGCTATGCGGATCTACAACGGCAAACCGATGCTGAATTCCGTCAGCGGAAAACAGGAATCCATGGACTTAGTCTTCCCGCTGATTAAGAAGTATGGCGGCGTGGTCGTGGGCCTGACCCTGGATGAAGGGGGAATTCCGCAGACGGCGGATGAGAGGGCGGCGATCGCCGGGAAGATCATAAAGGAAGCAGCAAAATACGGAATTGACAAAAAAGACATTGTGATCGATGTGCTCACGATGACCATCAGTTCAGAAAAAGACGGGGCAAAGGTGACGCTGGAAGCTCTTAAAAAGGTAAGAGAGCTCTATGGCGTGGCGACTGTTCTGGGAGTATCCAATATTTCCTTTGGCCTGCCGAGAAGACCGGTGGTGAACAGTCATTTCTATACGATGGCCCTGCATAACGGCCTTTCGGCAGGAATCATCAATCCGGGCTCGGAGGAGATGATGAAATCTTATGATGCCTATTGTGCATTGATGGGATACGATGAGAATTGCAGCGCCTATATTGAAAAATATGCAGCCATGCCTGTGCCTGCTCCGGTAAGTGTGCCGAATACGGCAAAATCTGCAAATAGCGGAAATGCGGCGCCGGGACAAAACGGCGGCACCATGACTTTAAAACATGCGATCGAGAAAGGCCTGAAAGAGGAGGCTCATCGGGTGACTACGGAGCTCATTATGGTGAGGGAGCCTCTGGACATCATTCAGGGAGAACTGATTCCGGCGCTCAATGTGGTGGGCGATGGATTTGAGAAGGGAACTGTTTTCCTTCCCCAGCTTCTGATGAGTGCGGATGCGGCGAAGATTGCATTTGCCGTGATCAAGGATGTTCTGGCGGATTGTGGCCAGGAGGAGGAAGCGAAAGAAAAGATCATTTTGGCGACGGTGAAGGGCGATATCCACGATATTGGCAAGAATATTGTCAAGGTCCTGCTGGAAAACTACGGGTTTGAGGTGTTGGATCTGGGAAAGGATGTGGCGCCGGAGCTGATCGTGGAAAAAGCGATCGCAGAAGATATCCGCCTGGTAGGACTTAGCGCGCTTATGACCACGACGGTTGTGAGTATGGAAGAGACGATCAGACAGTTAAGAGAAAAAAAGCCGGACTGCAAGGTCATGGTGGGTGGTGCGGTGTTAAATCAGGATTATGCGGATATGATCGGAGCCGATTTCTACGGAAAAGATGCAATGCAGTCTGTCCATTACGCCCAGGAATTGTTTTCTGAAAATAATTAA
- the alaS gene encoding alanine--tRNA ligase — translation MKAYGVNELRRMFLEFFESKEHLKMKSFSLVPHNDNSLLLINSGMAPLKPYFTGQEIPPRRRVTTCQKCIRTGDIENVGKTARHGTFFEMLGNFSFGDYFKREAIHWSWEFLTEVVGLDPDRLYPSVYVDDDEAFEIWNKEIGIAPERIFRFGKEDNFWEHGSGPCGPCSEIYYDRGEKYGCGKPDCTVGCECDRYMEIWNDVFTQFDNDGHGNYSELEQKNIDTGMGLERLACIVQDVDSMFDIDTLKALRDQVCEIAGVQYKENENTDVSLRVITDHIRSVSFMISDGIMPSNEGRGYVLRRLLRRACRHGRLLNIEGGFLTDLAKTVIAGSKDGYPELEEKQDFILNVIRKEEEKFDKTIDQGLGILSEMKEKMVSEGTKTLPGADAFKLYDTYGFPLDLTREILEEEGMDIDEEGFKAAMDVQREMARNKRKVTNYMGADVTVYESIDPSITSEFVGYDHLTYDSKITVLTTEEEVVDALADGEKGTLFVEKTPFYATSGGQEADTGVISCGDGEFVVEDTVKLMGGKIGHIGHMTRGMMKTGDTVTLTVNSEKRALSARNHSATHLLQKALRTVLGTHVEQAGSSVNEDRLRFDFSHFSAMTPEELKKVEDLVNDSISRSLDVVIKNMPIEEARKTGAQALFGEKYGDIVRVVNMGDYSIEFCGGTHVTNTGEIGAFKILSESGVAAGVRRIEALTSKGLMNYYSELEMKLHEAAKLVKATPDNLAEKISHLQAENKELRSEVESLKSKLAKDAMGDVMNQVEEVGGVKLLAVSVEEMDMNGLRDLGDQLKEKLGDGVVVIASCTGGKVSLMATATDGAMKKGAHAGNLIKAIASCVGGGGGGRPNMAQAGGKNPAGIPDALAKVKEVLASQIH, via the coding sequence ATGAAAGCATACGGAGTAAATGAATTAAGACGGATGTTTCTTGAGTTCTTCGAGAGCAAAGAGCATCTGAAGATGAAGAGCTTTTCCCTGGTGCCGCACAACGATAACAGTCTTTTGCTGATCAATTCCGGTATGGCGCCGCTGAAGCCGTATTTTACCGGACAGGAGATCCCGCCGAGAAGACGTGTGACCACCTGCCAGAAGTGTATCCGTACAGGAGATATTGAGAATGTAGGTAAGACGGCCCGCCACGGCACGTTCTTCGAGATGCTGGGTAACTTCTCCTTTGGAGATTATTTTAAGAGAGAGGCAATCCACTGGTCCTGGGAATTTTTGACAGAGGTAGTAGGACTTGATCCGGATCGTCTGTATCCGTCTGTCTATGTAGATGATGATGAGGCATTTGAGATTTGGAATAAAGAGATCGGTATCGCGCCGGAGCGGATCTTCCGTTTTGGAAAAGAGGACAACTTCTGGGAGCATGGCTCAGGTCCTTGTGGTCCCTGCTCTGAGATTTACTATGACCGTGGAGAGAAATACGGCTGCGGAAAGCCGGATTGTACCGTAGGCTGCGAATGCGACCGGTATATGGAGATCTGGAATGATGTATTTACCCAGTTTGACAACGATGGACATGGCAATTATTCTGAATTGGAGCAGAAGAATATTGATACCGGTATGGGACTGGAACGTCTGGCATGTATCGTGCAGGATGTGGATTCCATGTTTGATATCGACACCCTGAAGGCACTCCGGGATCAGGTGTGCGAGATTGCAGGCGTGCAGTATAAGGAAAATGAGAACACGGACGTATCACTGCGCGTGATCACCGATCATATCCGTTCCGTTTCCTTTATGATTTCTGACGGTATTATGCCGTCCAACGAAGGACGCGGCTATGTTCTGCGCCGTCTGCTCAGACGTGCCTGCCGTCATGGAAGACTTCTGAATATTGAAGGCGGATTCCTCACGGATCTGGCAAAGACGGTGATCGCAGGCTCCAAGGACGGATATCCGGAGCTGGAGGAGAAACAGGATTTCATTCTGAACGTGATCCGCAAGGAAGAGGAGAAGTTCGACAAGACCATCGATCAGGGACTTGGCATTCTCTCCGAGATGAAAGAGAAGATGGTTTCCGAGGGCACGAAGACCCTGCCTGGTGCAGATGCATTCAAGCTGTATGATACCTATGGATTCCCACTTGATCTGACCAGAGAGATTCTGGAAGAGGAAGGCATGGATATCGACGAGGAAGGCTTCAAGGCTGCGATGGACGTACAGAGGGAGATGGCCAGAAATAAGCGCAAGGTCACCAATTATATGGGAGCCGATGTGACGGTATACGAGTCCATTGACCCGAGCATTACATCTGAATTTGTCGGCTACGACCATTTGACATATGATTCTAAGATTACGGTGCTGACCACGGAGGAAGAGGTGGTAGACGCCCTTGCCGATGGGGAGAAGGGAACTCTGTTCGTTGAGAAGACTCCGTTCTACGCTACCAGCGGCGGACAGGAGGCGGACACCGGCGTGATCTCCTGCGGCGACGGAGAATTCGTAGTGGAAGACACGGTAAAACTGATGGGCGGCAAGATTGGCCATATCGGCCATATGACCCGCGGCATGATGAAAACAGGGGATACCGTGACCTTGACGGTAAATAGTGAAAAGCGTGCGCTTTCTGCAAGAAACCACAGTGCAACGCATCTGCTGCAGAAGGCCCTCAGAACAGTTCTTGGAACACATGTAGAGCAGGCAGGCTCCAGTGTGAATGAGGACAGGCTGCGTTTCGACTTCTCGCATTTCTCCGCTATGACGCCGGAGGAACTGAAAAAAGTAGAAGATCTGGTAAATGACAGCATTTCCCGTTCCCTTGACGTTGTAATAAAGAATATGCCGATCGAGGAAGCGAGAAAGACAGGCGCTCAGGCCCTGTTCGGTGAGAAATATGGAGATATCGTCCGCGTAGTCAATATGGGGGATTACTCCATTGAGTTCTGTGGCGGTACACATGTTACCAATACCGGAGAGATCGGTGCGTTTAAGATCCTGTCCGAAAGTGGCGTGGCAGCCGGGGTGCGCCGTATCGAGGCCCTGACCTCCAAGGGACTTATGAACTATTATAGCGAGCTGGAGATGAAGCTCCATGAGGCAGCGAAGCTTGTGAAGGCGACGCCGGATAACCTGGCGGAGAAGATCAGTCATCTGCAGGCAGAGAATAAAGAGCTGCGCAGCGAGGTGGAGAGTCTTAAGAGCAAGCTGGCCAAAGATGCCATGGGCGATGTGATGAACCAGGTAGAGGAGGTTGGCGGCGTGAAGCTTCTGGCTGTCAGCGTGGAAGAGATGGATATGAACGGACTGCGTGATCTGGGAGATCAGCTTAAGGAGAAGCTGGGCGACGGCGTGGTCGTGATCGCATCCTGCACGGGCGGCAAGGTCAGCCTGATGGCAACTGCGACCGATGGAGCCATGAAGAAAGGAGCGCATGCAGGCAACCTGATCAAAGCAATCGCTTCCTGTGTAGGAGGTGGCGGCGGCGGACGCCCGAATATGGCTCAGGCCGGCGGCAAGAACCCGGCTGGAATCCCGGATGCACTGGCAAAAGTGAAAGAAGTACTGGCTTCTCAGATTCACTGA
- a CDS encoding vitamin B12 dependent-methionine synthase activation domain-containing protein: MTDLRTREAIRYLGYGRSAVDENVLALIADSFRELDGCAVARSVYRIFDLEVCRRETGAHQPEKEDAGRLQIGTMVAESRSLTRNLLGCREVVIFGATLGPAVDVLIRRYSLTEMARAVVLQACAAAFLEEYCDQIQKEIGEVLAKEGKYLRPRFSPGYGDFDIHHQEDILRMLDTAKKIGLTMTDSYMLTPTKSVTALIGISTTKENCHIKGCEACGKQDCPYRRK; encoded by the coding sequence ATGACTGATTTAAGGACACGAGAAGCAATCCGCTACCTGGGTTATGGGAGAAGTGCGGTGGATGAGAACGTTCTGGCGCTGATCGCCGACTCCTTCCGGGAGCTGGATGGATGCGCCGTAGCGCGTTCGGTCTATCGCATTTTTGATCTGGAAGTTTGCCGCAGGGAGACGGGTGCGCATCAGCCTGAAAAAGAGGACGCAGGACGTCTCCAAATCGGAACGATGGTGGCAGAAAGCCGCAGCCTTACGCGGAATCTGCTGGGGTGCCGTGAAGTCGTCATATTCGGTGCCACATTAGGCCCGGCGGTGGACGTTCTGATCCGTCGTTATTCGCTCACTGAGATGGCAAGAGCGGTGGTGCTGCAGGCGTGTGCCGCTGCATTTTTAGAGGAATACTGCGACCAGATTCAGAAAGAAATCGGTGAAGTGCTGGCAAAAGAAGGAAAATATCTGCGTCCCCGGTTCAGCCCGGGATATGGCGATTTTGATATTCACCATCAGGAAGATATCCTTCGCATGCTGGATACCGCGAAGAAGATCGGGCTGACTATGACGGACAGCTATATGCTGACCCCGACCAAATCGGTCACGGCTTTGATCGGTATCAGTACCACGAAGGAGAATTGCCATATTAAGGGCTGTGAAGCCTGTGGGAAACAGGATTGTCCATACAGAAGAAAATAA